The proteins below come from a single Tachysurus fulvidraco isolate hzauxx_2018 chromosome 26, HZAU_PFXX_2.0, whole genome shotgun sequence genomic window:
- the hsd20b2 gene encoding hydroxysteroid (20-beta) dehydrogenase 2 — MMAGFVQCGCFGSFLCLLGGVTALYYTLKWSWRIWQGFKVYVVSSVCPADVREYGQWAVVTGSTAGIGRAYAIELARRGLDIVLISRSQERLRGVADEIESRYRRQTRVIQADFTKGHSIYPVIAEQLKSLKIGILVNNVGMNYAATLVNFLDVSDPEKRITEVINCNILSVTQMSRMILPQMVGRGKGLIINMSSEAGSQPQPMLTLYSATKAFVTYFSQCLHAEYQPRGVTVQCVSPFMVSTNMTHNIEVNPLVKSAESFARDALNTVGYSSFTSGCITHALQHIALAILFPGWLRLSPFCVRCVQRFAQEIKQQIEEKMSQCQKKQADRHM, encoded by the exons ATGATGGCAGGATTTGTGCAGTGCGGTTGTTTTGGATCTTTTCTCTGTTTGCTTGGTGGCGTCACTGCGCTGTATTACACGTTGAAATGGTCGTGGAGGATTTGGCAAGGCTTCAAGGTGTACGtggtgtccagtgtgtgtccaGCAGACGTGAGAGAGTACGGACAGTGGGCAG TGGTCACAGGATCAACAGCGGGAATTGGACGAGCCTACGCCATCGAG ctCGCCAGACGAGGCCTGGACATCGTCCTGATCAGCCGATCGCAAGAAAGGCTTCGCGGAGTTGCTGATGAGATCG aatCCCGTTACAGAAGGCAGACTCGAGTCATTCAGGCGGACTTTACCAAAGGACACTCTATTTATCCAGTTATAGCTGAGCAACTGAAAAGCCTGAAGATTGGCATTCTGG TGAATAATGTTGGCATGAATTATGCTGCAACGTTGGTGAACTTCTTAGAtgtttctgaccctgaaaaG AGAATCACCGAGGTGATCAACTGTAACATCCTCTCCGTCACACAG ATGAGCAGAATGATTCTGCCACAGATGGTTGGaag AGGTAAAGGACTTATTATCAACATGTCATCAGAAGCTGGTTCTCAGCCTCAGCCCATGCTTACGCTGTACTCAGCTACAAAG GCGTTTGTGACGTATTTCTCTCAGTGTCTTCATGCAGAATACCAACCACGAGGAGTCACAGTTCAG TGTGTAAGTCCGTTCATGGTGTCCACTAATATGACGCATAACATCGAAGTTAATCCTCTGGTAAAAAGTGCAGAGTCGTTTGCCAGAGACGCTCTCAACACTGTGGGTTACAGCTCCTTCACCAGTGGCTGTATTACGCATGCCCtgcag CATATCGCTCTGGCGATCCTTTTCCCAGGTTGGCTGCGACTGTCTCCATTTTGTGTGCGCTGTGTCCAGAGGTTTGCACAAGAAATAAAGCAGCAAATAGAAGAGAAGATGTCACAATGCCAGAagaaacaggcagacagacacatgtaA
- the slc12a9 gene encoding solute carrier family 12 member 9: protein MAGERSRLLPHGAYSVLGDSVDSRKESMSEDQASNSNPRKLNTFFGVMVPTILSMFSIVLFLRTGFVIGHAGLLQGLLMLVVAYFIISLTILSICAISTNGAVQGGGAYYMISRSLGPEFGGSIGLMFYLAKVCACGVYVLGLVEAILNVFGQDPAVGVPEGLRRLPQGYWFSVLYSSVLLLICLVICLVGAHIYAKASFVILLVVTLAVLSILISPLIVGPHNFTFTHTLGRNNTVTHNSSYTGFNSSTLTNNLWSGYSLDFSTNRMMSFSTVFAVMFTSCTGIMAGANMSGELKNPSEAIPKGTIMAVLYTFIVYLLLFFLVSSTCERVLLINDFAVFQQINVWPPFVIIGVYCASLSAAMCSLIGASRILHALAIDQLFGLPLAPAAVTSRSGNPWVSVLYTWALVQCTVFAGQLNVIAGLVTVFYLLSYAAVDLACLALEWASAPNFRPTFQYFSWHTCLLGLLGCLVMMFVINPVYSSASIVVLLLLLLFLHYRSPTSSWGYISQALIFHQVRKYLLMLDSRKDHVKFWRPQVLLMVANPRSSCQLICFVNQLKKGGLFVLGHVQIGDLDIIPTDPVQQQYNFWLSLVDKLGVKAFVDLTLSPSVRQGTQHLLRITGLGGMKPNTLVLGFYDNCYPEDYFLQDPKFCKGAVDGAGFIGDEGDNFGVDLPSLQAHFPPVRHADSPRWLQPDEYVGIISDAIKMGKNVCLGRYFYQLPPESKGKGTTSTKSGDSAPDVIDVWPSNLLSCGGNQSYVDVCSLFLLQMACVLNMAAGWRRARLRIFLCVESESGDQGWLAKEERFRELLGKLRIRATIKIVPWDEAVRLLRGRDGSVPPVVTEEFLCAVNRLLKEHSTSAAVRFLYLPRPPSEFNQSQQYLAQLDTLTQGLGPTLLIHGLTPVTCTEL, encoded by the exons ATGGCGGGGGAACGGAGTCGTCTTCTGCCCCATGGAGCGTACAGTGTGTTGGGGGACAGTGTAGACTCCAGGAAGGAGTCCATGTCTGAGGACCAAGCCTCCAATTCCAATCCCCGTAAACTCAACACTTTCTTTGGGGTGATGGTGCCCACCATcctgtccatgttcagcatcgTCCTCTTCCTGAGGACAG GTTTTGTCATTGGCCATGCTGGTCTTCTCCAAGGACTGCTCATGTTGGTTGTGGCATATTTCATCATCTCCTTGACCATCCTGTCAATCTGTGCTATCTCTACCAATGGGGCGGTGCAAGGGGGCGGAGCTTACT ATATGATCAGTCGTTCTCTAGGGCCGGAGTTTGGAGGCAGCATCGGCCTCATGTTCTACCTGGCGAAGGTGTGCGCATGTGGCGTGTACGTGCTCGGGCTGGTGGAGGCCATACTGAACGTTTTTGGACAGGATCCAG CGGTTGGTGTGCCAGAAGGACTGCGTCGCCTGCCTCAGGGTTACTGGTTCTCTGTGCTCTACTCCTCTGTGCTGCTGCTCATCTGTCTGGTCATTTGTCTGGTCGGCGCTCACATCTACGCCAAAGCCTCCTTCGTCATCCTGCTGGTGGTGACGCTGGCCGTGTTGTCCATCCTAATCAGTCCACTGATTGTCGGGCCGCACAActtcaccttcacacacacgctcggCCGGAACAACACGGTCACACACAACTCCAGCTACACAGGCTTTAACAGCAGCACACTCACCAACAACTTGTGGT CGGGCTACTCGTTAGACTTCAGTACAAACAGGATGATGTCATTTTCCACGGTCTTTGCGGTGATGTTCACCAGCTGCACCGGGATCATGGCAGGGGCTAATATGTCAG gtGAGCTGAAAAACCCGAGCGAAGCCATTCCAAAAGGCACCATCATGGCAGTTCTGTACACCTTCATCGTCTATTTACTTCTCTTCTTCCTTGTCAGCTCCACCTGTGAAAG ggtGTTGCTGATTAATGACTTTGCCGTATTCCAGCAAATAAACGTGTGGCCTCCGTTTGTAATCATCGGCGTTTACTGTGCCTCGCTATCTGCAGCCATGTGCTCGCTAATTGGAGCTTCGCGCATCCTACATGCTCTTGCAATTGACCAGCTctttg GCTTGCCCTTGGCCCCTGCTGCCGTCACCTCACGCTCGGGAAACCCCTGGGTCTCTGTACTCTACACCTGGGCACTGGTGCAG tgcacagTGTTTGCAGGTCAGCTGAATGTGATCGCAGGTTTGGTGACTGTTTTCTATCTGCTGTCCTACGCTGCAGTAGATCTGGCCTGTCTGGCATTAGAGTGGGCGTCTGCTCCCAACTTCAG GCCAACGTTTCAGTACTTCTCATGGCACACATGCCTGCTGGGCTTACTGGGCTGTTTGGTGATGATGTTTGTGATAAATCCTGTATACTCGTCAGCCAGCATTGtggtgttgctgctgttgttgctgttcctACATTATCGATCGCCCACAAGCAGCTGGGGCTACATCAGTCAGGCGCTCATCTTCCATCAG GTGCGGAAGTATTTGCTGATGCTAGACTCGAGGAAGGACCATGTGAAGTTCTGGAGGCCACAGGTGCTCCTCATGGTGGCCAACCCTCGTTCTTCTTGCCAGCTCATCTGCTTTGTGAACCAGTTAAAAAAAGGAGGCCTGTTTGTTCTGGGCCACGTGCAGATCGGAGACCTGG ACATCATCCCAACAGACCCTGTCCAGCAGCAGTATAATTTCTGGTTGAGTCTGGTGGATAAACTGGGTGTTAAAGCATTTGTAGACCTGACCCTGTCTCCTTCAGTCAGGCAGGGCACTCAGCACCTTCTGCGCATCACCGGACTGG GAGGAATGAAGCCAAACACGCTAGTTCTGGGTTTCTATGACAACTGTTACCCAGAGGACTATTTCCTTCAGGATCCGAAGTTCTGTAAGGGTGCAGTGGATGGTGCCGGTTTTATTGGCGACGAAGGGGACAATTTTGGTGTAGACCTCCCTTCCCTACAGGCCCACTTTCCTCCTGTGCGTCATGCAGACAGCCCACGTTGGCTTCAGCCAGATGAGTATGTAGGCATTATCTCTGATGCCATCAAAATGGGCAAGAACGTGTGCCTGGGTCGCTACTTCTACCAGCTCCCGCCTGAAAGCAAAGGAAAAGGCACGACGTCTACGAAAAGCGGAGATTCGGCTCCTGATGTGATCGACGTATGGCCATCTAACCTGCTAAGTTGTGGCGGAAACCAAAGTTACGTTGACGTATGCAGCCTCTTCCTGCTACAGATGGCATGCGTCTTAAACATGGCTGCTGGGTGGCGCCGTGCACGTTTGCGCATTTTTCTCTGTGTGGAGTCCGAGTCTGGAGACCAGGGCTGGCTGGCTAAAGAGGAACGCTTCAGGGAGCTGCTGGGGAAGCTGAGAATCCGTGCCACTATTAAGATTGTGCCATGGGATGAAGCGGTGCGACTGCTGAGAGGAAGAGACGGAAGTGTACCCCCTGTCGTGACGGAGGAATTTCTTTGCGCAGTCAACAGGCTTTTGAAAGAACACAGCACTTCCGCCGCAGTTCGCTTTCTCTATTTGCCCCGCCCACCTTCCGAGTTCAACCAATCACAGCAGTACCTGGCACAACTGGATACCCTCACTCAAGGACTTGGTCCCACTCTTCTGATTCATGGTTTGACCCCTGTTACATGTACCGAGCTTTGA
- the si:ch211-284e13.9 gene encoding uncharacterized protein si:ch211-284e13.9, with product MSHSTRKPKCPACHQEVVKKSDGQCVVCRSCSAAKRRVFLFCWDCQREWPKTTSVNSACNRPNCALRAALLSDYLISDPNSSAKGCPYFRACPKCNALLTHNGIGCPKINCPKCFTAFCFRCLRPRCIRTDFYFVDFELIRHRFNDVQECTIVDNSQSLMACR from the exons ATGAGCCATTCCACGAGAAAGCCAAAG TGTCCAGCTTGTCATCAGGAAGTCGTCAAGAAATCGGATgggcagtgtgttgtgtgccgTTCGTGTTCTGCAGCAAAACGTCGCGTCTTTCTCTTCTGCTGGGATTGCCAGAGAGAGTGGCCGAAGACAACTTCAGTAAACAGCGCTTGCAATCGGCCAAACTGTGCTCTCCGGGCTGCTCTGCTCTCTGACTATCTGATCAGTGATCCCAACAGTTCAGCAAAGGGATGCCCCTATTTCAGGGCCTGTCCAAAATGCAATGCCCTGCTCACACACAACGGAATAGGCTGTCCCAAAATTAATTGCCCTAAGTGCTTCACAGCATTTTGCTTTCGTTGCCTTCGACCAAGGTGCATTCGCACAGACTTCTATTTTGTTGATTTTGAGTTGATTAGACACCGGTTCAACGATGTTCAAGAATGTACTATAGTGGATAACAGTCAGAGTCTTATGGCATGTCGTTAG
- the LOC113641496 gene encoding Krueppel-like factor 6 has product MALDGISVSFLKYELAATIDQAVRCAVDTVLKETARIVGARLTEARDAAAESRRENRSLRERLDVSECELKAVRYYMTAAEKNIKQCLLLNRNQPPSSSAVTEDLQFSSESTLERTELSQNHLKTFRNTPGRNLGAKTLPSVGLCLPTVQSDWPRNVINRRRRRTNSACFITDTSNRLPVESDSVQERTDEPTEEPQFYISEEGVIDKEYKTPAGAVQDFGRVHQEEQDATGSSVKAPDEPCDMGRFEFEMGAPAGNVNELSLIQVMDANEEIKQNSVKVEDETDVQPLDPPSLAVASSSSSNTQPQIISPPMSAGESEAPPGLMPPVEATDKVHRCNVCGRGFRRFYCLKTHQRIHTGERPYPCRYCEKRFRHLDSLHKHQRIHTGERPYRCAQCGCCFRELGQLKKHRLKHSPTSAAPPAHPGLSLLPAAAPYTWSHLNSQSLDLV; this is encoded by the exons ATGGCTTTAGATGGGATCAGCGTGTCGTTCCTGAAGTACGAGCTCGCCGCTACTATAGACCAGGCGGTGCGGTGCGCAGTGGACACGGTGTTAAAGGAAACAGCGCGGATTGTCGGCGCGAGACTGACTGAGGCGCGTGACGCCGCTGCAGAGTCCCGGCGAGAGAACCGGAGCCTGCGCGAGAGACTCGATGTGTCCGAGTGCGAGCTGAAGGCGGTGCGTTACTACATGACCGCTGCCGAGAAAAACATAAAGCAGTGCTTGTTGTTAAACCGAAACCAACCGCCATCCAGCAGCGCCGTCACCGAAGACCTCCAGTTTTCCTCGGAATCGACTCTGGAGAGGACGGAACTGTCTCAGAATCACCTTAAAACCTTTAGAAACACACCTGGAAGGAACCTCGGCGCTAAAACCTTGCCTAGTGTCGGCTTGTGTTTACCCACCGTGCAGTCTGATTGGCCCCGTAACGTTATAAACCGACGGAGGAGGCGTACGAATAGCGCGTGCTTCATAACCGACACGTCGAACCGACTCCCTGTGGAGTCTGACTCGGTTCAGGAGAGAACCGACGAGCCTACAGAAGAGCCTCAGTTTTACATCTCAGAGGAAGGAGTGATCGATAAGG AGTATAAGACCCCTGCTGGTGCGGTGCAGGATTTCGGGAGAGTGCATCAGGAGGAACAAGACGCTACAGGATCGTCCGTGAAGGCCCCCGATGAGCCGTGCGACATGGGCAGGTTCGAGTTTGAGATGGGAGCACCAGCGGGTAACGTCAACGAGCTGAGCCTCATTCAGGTGATGGATGCTAACGAGGAGATCAAGCAAAACTCTGTGAAAGTCGAAGACGAAACTGATGTTCAGCCTTTAGATCCTCCGTCTTTAGCCGTGGCTTCCTCTTCCAGTTCAAACACGCAACCCCAGATCATCTCACCTCCCATGTCCGCTGGTGAATCGGAGGCGCCTCCGGGTTTGATGCCACCCGTCGAGGCGACCGACAAAGTACACCGCTGTAACGTCTGTGGCCGAGGCTTCCGGCGCTTCTACTGCCTGAAAACGCACCAGCGCATCCACACAGGCGAGCGACCGTACCCCTGCCGCTACTGCGAGAAGCGTTTCCGCCACTTGGACAGTCTGCACAAGCACCAGCGCATCCATACAGGCGAGCGACCATACCGCTGTGCTCAGTGTGGCTGCTGCTTTCGCGAACTGGGCCAGCTCAAAAAACACCGGCTCAAACACTCGCCCACTTCTGCCGCTCCGCCTGCTCACCCTGGGCTCTCTCTCCTCCCCGCTGCAGCCCCCTACACCTGGTCACACTTAAACTCTCAGTCTCTGGATCTGGTCTAA